A DNA window from Streptococcus mutans contains the following coding sequences:
- a CDS encoding ABC transporter ATP-binding protein encodes MKKKTVFLRLWYYLKTYKGSLFLAIFLKILSSVMNVLEPFILGLVMTELTANLIDMARGVQGAHLNISYITMILFLYFLRGLLYSIGSYGSNYFMTNAVQKSIYDLRHDLSKKINKIPVSYFDKHQFGDMLGRFTNDVETVSNALQQSFLQIINAFLTIILVVVMVLCLNLTLAAIILVCIPLTYFSSRFILRKSQPYFKKQANALGDMNSFVQENLTGFNVIKLYGREEISAETFRTITENLRDVGFKASFISGIMMPVLNAISDLAYLIVALVGGLQVLAGRLTIGNMQAFVQYIWQVNQPIQTITQLSSVLQSAKSSLERIFEVLDETDEVNQVKEKLEHDLTGQVTFHNVAFQYTEDKPLIRHFDLDVKPGQMIAVVGPTGAGKTTLINLLMRFYDVTQGAITVDNHDIRNLSRQEYRKQFGMVLQDAWLYEGTIKDNLRFGNLQASDEEIVEAAKTANVDHFIRTLPDGYNMEVNQESNNISLGQKQLLTIARALLADPKILILDEATSSVDTRLELLIQKAMSKLMEGRTSFVIAHRLSTIQEADKILVLKDGQIIEQGNHQSLLADKGFYYDLYMSQFSAKTN; translated from the coding sequence ATGAAAAAGAAAACTGTTTTTTTACGCTTATGGTATTATTTGAAGACCTATAAAGGTTCACTTTTTTTGGCCATTTTCTTAAAAATACTTAGCAGTGTCATGAATGTCCTTGAACCTTTTATTTTAGGACTGGTAATGACAGAATTAACGGCTAACCTAATTGATATGGCTCGCGGAGTTCAAGGCGCTCATCTTAATATCAGTTATATCACCATGATTTTGTTTCTTTATTTTTTACGCGGATTGCTGTATAGTATTGGCTCTTACGGTTCTAATTACTTTATGACTAATGCAGTGCAAAAAAGTATTTACGATTTGCGTCATGATTTAAGTAAAAAGATTAATAAGATTCCCGTTTCCTATTTTGATAAACATCAATTTGGTGATATGTTAGGACGTTTTACTAATGACGTTGAAACGGTCTCTAACGCTTTGCAGCAGAGCTTTCTGCAAATTATTAATGCCTTTTTAACGATTATCCTTGTTGTGGTTATGGTACTCTGCCTTAATTTGACCTTGGCGGCGATTATTCTTGTTTGTATTCCGCTGACTTATTTCAGTTCTCGTTTTATTTTAAGGAAATCACAGCCTTATTTTAAAAAACAGGCTAATGCTTTAGGGGATATGAACAGTTTCGTTCAGGAAAACTTAACGGGCTTTAATGTCATAAAACTCTATGGGCGTGAAGAAATATCTGCTGAAACCTTTCGAACTATCACAGAAAATTTACGAGATGTCGGCTTTAAAGCCAGTTTTATTTCTGGAATAATGATGCCAGTTCTTAATGCTATCTCAGACTTAGCTTATTTGATTGTTGCATTAGTTGGCGGCCTGCAGGTCTTAGCAGGGAGACTGACTATTGGTAATATGCAGGCCTTTGTTCAATACATTTGGCAAGTCAATCAGCCTATTCAGACCATCACACAATTATCAAGTGTTCTTCAAAGTGCTAAATCTTCTCTAGAACGTATTTTTGAGGTTTTGGATGAAACAGACGAAGTCAATCAAGTCAAGGAAAAGCTGGAACATGATTTGACAGGGCAAGTGACCTTTCATAATGTCGCCTTTCAATATACTGAAGATAAGCCTTTAATTCGACATTTTGATTTAGATGTTAAACCGGGTCAGATGATTGCTGTTGTTGGTCCGACCGGGGCGGGTAAGACAACTCTTATCAATCTTTTGATGCGTTTTTATGATGTTACCCAAGGAGCGATTACAGTAGATAATCATGATATCCGTAACCTTTCCCGTCAGGAATATCGGAAACAATTTGGGATGGTTCTTCAAGATGCTTGGTTATATGAAGGGACGATCAAAGACAATTTGCGCTTTGGAAATTTGCAGGCAAGTGATGAGGAAATTGTCGAAGCGGCCAAGACAGCTAATGTCGATCATTTTATCCGAACCCTTCCAGACGGTTATAATATGGAAGTCAATCAAGAATCTAATAATATTTCTTTGGGGCAAAAGCAATTATTAACCATCGCACGAGCGCTGCTGGCTGATCCCAAAATTCTGATTCTGGATGAAGCGACTTCTTCAGTTGATACTCGTTTGGAACTTCTCATTCAAAAAGCTATGAGTAAGCTTATGGAAGGCCGCACTAGCTTTGTTATTGCTCATCGTCTTTCAACTATCCAAGAAGCGGATAAGATTCTTGTCCTTAAGGATGGTCAAATTATTGAACAGGGGAACCATCAAAGTCTCTTAGCTGACAAGGGCTTCTATTATGATTTGTATATGAGTCAGTTTAGCGCTAAAACCAATTAG